In Candidatus Binatia bacterium, the genomic window CCTGATCGTCTGGGGGCTCGCGGTGATCATGCTGGGGATGGGAATCACCCTCTCGTTCGCGGACTTCCGCCAGGTTCTGAAGGTTCCTCGGCCGGTCGCACTCGGCTTCGTGAGCCAGTTCCTCGTGATGCCGTATCTCGCGTGGGCGATCGCGCAGGCTCTATCTCTCGACACGCCGTTTGCGGTTGGATTGATCCTGACCGGCGCGTGTCCCGGTGGTACCGCGTCGAACGTTGTGACCTACATCGCGCGTGCGAACCTGCCGCTGTCGGTTCTCATGACGATGTGTTCGACCATGGGCGCGATCGTCCTGACGCCGCTCCTCACGAAATGGCTCGCTGGAACGATGGTGCCGGTTGACGCCTGGGGGCTGTTCCAGAGCACGGTGCAGGTCGTCCTCCTGCCCGTTCTTCTCGGGATTACGCTGAACCATTTCGCCCCGAAGCTCGTACGGGTCGTGCAGCCAGCGTCGCCGCTGATCGCCGTGGTTGCGATCGTCCTGATCGTCGCGAGTGTCATCGGGCAGAGCGCAGACGCGATCCTCGGATCGGGATTCAGCCTGGTCTCCGCGGTGCTTCTGCTCCACAGCGGCGGCTTCGTGCTGGGGTACATGCTCGCGAAGTTCTTTGGCTACGAAGAGACGATCCGCCGGACTGTTTCGATCGAAGTGGGCATGCAGAACTCTGGCCTCGCGGTCGTACTGGCGCGATCGCACTTCGCGAACCCGCTTACGGCCGTACCCGGTGCGATTTCGAGCGTCGTGCACTCGGTCCTGGGGAGCTATCTCGCTGCGCGGTGGCGACGCTCCGAGTGAGTCGATCGCGTCGGTGTTCGGCTACTGCCGCAGGAGCCCACTGAACAGCGCCGCACGCATCGTCTTGCACGTGTTCGTACAGTGCACCGTCTCGCCGGGAGGCATCTCGATTCCCTTGGGGTGCTCGACGCATCTTGCCGTCCCCGCCTGGAACGCCTTCCGGCCGAGCGTCGCTCCCTCGCACTGAATGCAGCCGCCGCCGCAGAAGCGCGTGAGTACGACGTGCGCGTCACTGGGAACGGTGTACGCCGTCACCGATCCCGCCGCGGGGACCAGCGTCGTCTGCTCGAGGACGCGGTGGTCGAGGGGGGAGAACATCTTGGTTCCCGCGAAGGCCGGAAGCGCGGTGAGAGAAACGGCGGCGCAGAGAACGAGGCGAGAGAGCGGGGATCGCACGAATGAAGACTCCTTTTGTGGGGGGTGCTGTGTGTTCGAGCTACGCCGAATGGCGAAGTTCCAGGCGGGAAGCGCACACTCTGGGGGCGGTCCTGGGTTCAGTCAACGGGGCTTGGCCCCGATTCCTGAAGACTTTCCGAAGGTACGACCTTTCGACGGGACCGCATTGATCGCTTGGGGCTGCGTATCCTATGCTCCCGACTGTGACTTGCTCTCGGTACATGGTGTTGGCGTTGGCACTCGGGATCGCGGCATGCGGCGATTCCGCTTCGACCGGGAACTCTCCCGCGGCGCCGCCGTCCGAGCCGGTACCGACCGCGGAACCCGCACCGGTTCCCACGCCCGCACCCGCTCCGCCGTCTTCGGCGAGCCTCACGCACGACTTTGGCGACTACGTGCTCGGACCGGGGCAGGAAGTCGGGTCGCAGTGCGTGTCGTGGACTCTCGACAACGCAGAGTCTCTGTGGGTGAGCGCCGTGACTGTGAGCAACTCAGGCGCCTACCACCACTCGAACTGGTTCGTGGTCCCCGAGACGACGTTCCCCGGGGAGGATGGCTACTTCCGTTGCCGCGATCGCGAGTTCAGCGAGCTTGGCGCGGCCGTCGAGGGCACGGTGCTGTTCGCGCAGTCCACGCAGTCGCAGCTCGAAACTCAGAGCTTCGTTCCGGGCGCGGTGATCAAGGTGCCGCCGCACCACAAAGTCGTAGCCGGTATCCACATGCTGAACCCGTCTGCGCGCGAGATCACGACACAGTTTCGGATGACTCTCGAGCTCGCCCATCCGCGTGATGTCGAAGTCCTGCTGAAGCCCTTCCGTATCAGCTATTACGCGCTCGACATTCCGGCGAACAGCGAGGCGCGGTACACTGCGGAGTGTGATCTCGAAGCCCTCGCGGAGACGGTCACCGGGCGCCCGCTGGATATCAAGCTCTACTGGGTGCTTCCGCATTACCACTACAGCGGGAACTACTTCCGTGCGGAGTTGATCGGTGGCGAGCGTGACGGGGAGCTTCTGCACACGATCGATCGCTTCAATGCGGAGGCGAACGGCAAGATGTTCGACCCACCCGTCGACCTGACGGGTGCGACCGGTATTCGCATGACTTGTGGTTTCCGCAACCCCACCGACGAGGAAATCGGCTGGGGCATCGGCGACCAGGAGATGTGCGTCATGCTCGGCTTGGCCTCGGGTGACGTGCTCATGGACGCCTGGGTCGACGAGGACACGCACGGTGACGACGGCGTGGACGACGGAATTTTCCGCCGAAGCGGGAACTGCGAAGGGCTCGCCGTTCCGTCGAACGCGGCCCAGGTGCCGCCGACAGACGCTGAGATGCAGAGAGCGCTCTACGTTCCCGAGTCGAAACCCTCGGATGTAGACCTACCGCCGGTGCTTCTGTGCATCGATGCCTCGCTGGGCGCGTCAGCGGAAGCGCCGGTCACGTTCCAGAGTATCCGCGACACGGTCCTCACGCCGAGTTGCGCCTTCTCTGCTTGCCACGGCGCCGAGTCACCCGTTGCGGGGCTCGATCTCGAGACGGATCCGCACGAGGCCCTCCTCACGCGCAGTGTGACCTCGGCCCAGACTGAGATGCCGCTGGTGATGCCGGGTGATCCGTCGAACAGCTGGCTGTATCGACTGCTCTCGCAGTGTGAGCCCACGGATGATGCGGGTAACGTGGTCGCGTCGATGCCCCGGAACGCTCCGAATCTTCTCGACGACGCGGTCATCGCCAAGGTGCGCGCGTGGATCGAAGCCGGCGCTCCCAACGACTGAGGTTAGACCGATGGATCTGAAGACGCTTCATCTGCTCATCCGCCCGGACGCGTCCGGTACCGAACATCGCGTCGGCCGGTTCTGGGAAGACCAGTCGGTCGCCCTCGTGTTCCTCAGGCACTTCGGTTGACTGCACTGTCGTGAACATGCCGCGCAGTTGCGCGAGCGCTACGAGGAATTCCGCGGCAAGGGGAGCGAGGTCGTTGCGATCGGAACGGGCGACGTCCGCTACGCAGAGGACTTCGTCGCGAGCGAGAACATTCCGTTCCCGGTTCTCGTGGACGATGATGGTGCGGCGGCCCGAGCGGCGGCGGTGAAGGTCTCCTCGTTCATCGGGTTATTCCATCCTCGGACCTGGGGCCCGACGCGCGAGACGATGCGGCGTGGCTACGGGGTCCACAAGGTGGGCCAGCGCGTGACGCAGTTGGGGGCCAGCTTCGTGATCTCGCCCGGGCCGGCGCTCCAGTACGAGCACATCGACCGCGACAGCACGGATCACGCTCCCATCGACGAGTTGCTCGCTGCGATTCCTCAGCGGGGCTGATCCTCCGAATTCCGGTTGCCCCGAAGCTCGCGACATACGAGGATCCCTGGGCCCAATGTCCTCTGAACCCGCTCTGTTCTCCCTCCGTGTTCTGACGCAGTTCGCGAACGACGTCCGCCAAGACGAGTGGGACGCCCTCGTGGGGGACGAGTCGCCTTTCCTCGAATGGGGATGGCTCGCCTCTCTGGAGGACGCCGGGTGCGTGGGTGGCGACACCGGTTGGAGCCCCCAGCACCTCACGCTCTATCAGGCCGACCGGCTCGTCGGCGCGTGCCCGCTGTACTTGAAGACCAATAGCGAGGGGGAGTTCGTCTTCGACTACGCGTGGGCGAACGCCGCGCACCGGGGCGGGATCGAGTACTACCCGAAGATGCTCGTCGCGGTGCCGTTCACGCCGGCCACCGGGATTCGGTTTCTCGTTGCGCCCGACCTCGACCGCGCGGGGATCATCCGGGCCTTGGGCAAGGCGCTGCGCGATCTGTGTCACGAGAACGAGATTTCCTCGATCCATGTGAACTTCTGCAACGAGGACGAAGCCGCCGTTCTGGCCGACGTCGGCTTCATCGAGCGCAGAGGGTTTCAGTACAAGTGGCGGAACCACGGTTACGAGTCCTTCGAGGACTACCTCGGTGCGCTTCGGCACAAGCGTCGGAAAGAGATCAAGCGCGAGCGACGCATCCTCGGCGATCAGAAGATCGAGATCCAAGCGCTCGTCGGAGACGATATTCCCGACGAGATGTTTGCCGAGATGTATCGTCTCTATCTCACCACCGTCGACAAGTACGCCTGGGGACGACGCTATCTGTCTTCGTCCTTCTTCGACATGTTGCGCGAGCGGTTTCGCAAGAACCTGTGCTTCCTCGTCGCCCGGCAGAACGATGAGGTGATTGCGGGCACGTTCAACGTCCAGAAGAGCGGAGCGCTCTACGGGCGTTACTGGGGCACGTACGAGGAGGTGCGGCATCTCCATTTCAATGTCTGCTACTACGCGACGATCGAGCACTGCATCGCGTCCGGCCTCGAACGATTCGAGCCGGGGGCCGGTGGCGAGTTCAAATGGCTGCGCGGCTTCGACGCGGAGGAAACGCGCAGCATGCATTATCTACGCGACCCGAGGCTGGGTGAGGCCGTCGGTCGCTTCCTCGAGGAGGAGCGCGAAGAGGTTTCGCGAGTGATCGATGCGATGGGCGAGCGCAGCCAGCTCAAGCCGCGACCGAACTCCTAGGGCAGGGCTCAGAAACCGCCGTCGAAGCCCCCGCCGTCGAAGCCTCCACCGTCGAAGCCTCCGCCGTAACCCCCGCCGTAACCCCCCGCGTCGGGCATGCCCATCGAGGGCAGCGTAACCGCTTCGGGCGGTGGGCTGGGGAGGTTCTCCGGCGGGAGGTCGATGTCGGGGTTGCCGCCGTCGCCGACGTAAACCGGGTAGCCGTACCCGTACCCGGGATAGCCATACCAGGGGCTCCCAACGCGGACCCCGCCGTACATGTTCGGCCCGCGCCGGTATCCGGAGCACGCGGAGACGACGGTCGCGATCAACAACATCGACAAACAAACACGAAACGTAATCATCGCGGATCTCCCTTCGGTGCTTTGGATTGAATTCCGATCGCGCCGCCCTCGGGATCCTGAATCACCGCTGTGTTTTTTGACTGGAGCAGAACTTTGCCGCCGAGTTGCACGGCCTTCCGCGCCGTCGCGGCGACGTCCGCTGTTTTCACGTACGGAAGCCAATTCGCCTGGACTTCCTTCCACGGGAGTTTCACGAGGCCAGCGGTCGCCACGCCATCCTTCACGAGCAAGTGCTGGGTCGAACCGTCACGCTTTTTCACGGTCTTCACCTCGAGCCCGGCAACCTTCTTGTAGAAGCGCGCCGCGCCTTTGAGGTCGTGGGTCCAGAGGTCGGCCCAGAGGAACTCGCCGTCTCGCACGGGAGATGCGGCCGGGTCACCGCCCGAGGCCCGTAGGAGGACGACGATCGCGTGGTCGCTGTCGGCAACGACGGAGACGCGACCGCGCTCGGGAGCTTCCTGAGGTTTCATGAGCACCCGCCCCAGCGAGCTCTTGGCTTCTTGGGAGGCGCGGTTGACGTTGGGCACGGAGAGGTAGGTGAGCCAGATCGCTTCCGCCTCGTTGTCCTGCTCGTCTCGCTCGATCATTCCGGCCACCGGCTCGTCACCGAGAGAGATCGACCGATAGTCGGGGTCCGTCGTCTTCTGAAACGTCCATCCGAACAGCGGGCCGTAGAAGGCTTCGGCTTCTTCGAAGTCGGCGGTCAGCAGGTCGATCCAGACGATCCGGCCCGGCGTGTGCGCGCCGCTCGCCGAGGGGAGCGCGGGCATCGTGGGCGGTTGAATGTCGCTGCAGCTCGCGACGAGGACGAGCGCCAAGACAGCGAAGGTGGCTTGTAGGCGCGGCGGACGTTCTGTGCGGATGGGCTCTCCCATCCGTCGACAACTAGTGGGCAAAGCCGCTCGCCACAACCTTAGAATTCTCTCGGGGGGCTGATTCGAGCCAATTGTAGGCCCCGGCGGGGAGGAGGAGATCAGGACCGGTAGCTCTGATGAAGCGCCTCCGCCTCGGCCCTCTCGAGTTTGCCGAAGTACAGGATCGCCTCGTGGCACGTGACCACCACGTGGGTCCACTCGTTCGACGAAATCGGGGTCGGGCTGAACATCGTCACCATCGTTCCGTCTCGACCCAGTTGGTAGTCGAAGCGCGCGTACCCGTCGCCGCTGAGCTCCAGGTTGTACGAGAACTGGAAGGGTGTTCGTTCGTGATGGAGGGAGAGGTCTTCCTCCTCCGGCGAAGAAGATCCCGCGGGCCTTGTTGAGCGTGTTTTTCGCCGCGTTGGACCGAGCGAGCGCGAGGAGAGCGAGAACGGCGGAGCTCATGCTGCAGCCGCCGAGCCGTCGCGGGTCCACTCGATCAACCGGGCCACGGTTCATGCGGGCGGCGGGATCGCCCGGAATCGGTCACGACGCGGCGCGGTCCCGTGAACTCCTTCGGCGTTCATTTCCGGTGCACCGCCGCACATTGGGGCGATTTCGGGACTTTTTTCAGCCCAGATAGGCGCAGAGGTCGGCCTCGATCAGGTCGACCGACTCGTTCCAGAAGTCGGGCCTCTCGAGGTCCACGCCGAGGTGATCGCGGGCCACCTTTTCGGCGGGCGCGCTGCCGGTCGACCGTAGGATCGCCTCGTACGTCGGGAGGAAGCCCGGCCCCTCCCGCTTGGCCCGCGCGAAGATCCCCAGGCTGAACAGGTACCCGAAGGTATAGGGGAAATTGTAGAAGCTCAGACCCGTGATGTAGAAGTGCAGCTTCGACGCCCAGAACCAGGGGTCGAGCTCGTCTTCGGCGAGCGCGTCGCCGTACCAGCTTCGTTGGGCGTCGAGCATGAGTTCGCACAGGCGGTTCGCGCTGAGTTCCCCGTGCGCCCGTTCTTCGTAGAGTGCGCTCTCGAACTCGAAGCGCATCGGGATATTGAGAAGGAACGCAGCCGCGTCCTGGAGGCGCCCGTCAAGGACCGCACGCTTGTCGCTTTCGCTCGCGGCATCGTCGCTCAGCACGGCGTCGATCACGAGCTGTTCGGCGAACGTCGAGGCGGTTTCCGCGAGCGTCATCGGATAGACGCGAGACCAGGGCTTCATGTCGCGCATGACCCAGGAGTGCCACGCATGTCCGAGCTCGTGGGCGAGAGTGGAGACGTCGCCCAAGGCACCGTCGTACGTCATGAAGACACGCGATT contains:
- a CDS encoding bile acid:sodium symporter family protein translates to MLQTATNLFPVWVVIGGGLALVHPPLFTWFRGPLIVWGLAVIMLGMGITLSFADFRQVLKVPRPVALGFVSQFLVMPYLAWAIAQALSLDTPFAVGLILTGACPGGTASNVVTYIARANLPLSVLMTMCSTMGAIVLTPLLTKWLAGTMVPVDAWGLFQSTVQVVLLPVLLGITLNHFAPKLVRVVQPASPLIAVVAIVLIVASVIGQSADAILGSGFSLVSAVLLLHSGGFVLGYMLAKFFGYEETIRRTVSIEVGMQNSGLAVVLARSHFANPLTAVPGAISSVVHSVLGSYLAARWRRSE
- a CDS encoding peroxiredoxin-like family protein; its protein translation is MHCREHAAQLRERYEEFRGKGSEVVAIGTGDVRYAEDFVASENIPFPVLVDDDGAAARAAAVKVSSFIGLFHPRTWGPTRETMRRGYGVHKVGQRVTQLGASFVISPGPALQYEHIDRDSTDHAPIDELLAAIPQRG
- a CDS encoding GNAT family N-acetyltransferase, with translation MSSEPALFSLRVLTQFANDVRQDEWDALVGDESPFLEWGWLASLEDAGCVGGDTGWSPQHLTLYQADRLVGACPLYLKTNSEGEFVFDYAWANAAHRGGIEYYPKMLVAVPFTPATGIRFLVAPDLDRAGIIRALGKALRDLCHENEISSIHVNFCNEDEAAVLADVGFIERRGFQYKWRNHGYESFEDYLGALRHKRRKEIKRERRILGDQKIEIQALVGDDIPDEMFAEMYRLYLTTVDKYAWGRRYLSSSFFDMLRERFRKNLCFLVARQNDEVIAGTFNVQKSGALYGRYWGTYEEVRHLHFNVCYYATIEHCIASGLERFEPGAGGEFKWLRGFDAEETRSMHYLRDPRLGEAVGRFLEEEREEVSRVIDAMGERSQLKPRPNS
- a CDS encoding VOC family protein encodes the protein MGEPIRTERPPRLQATFAVLALVLVASCSDIQPPTMPALPSASGAHTPGRIVWIDLLTADFEEAEAFYGPLFGWTFQKTTDPDYRSISLGDEPVAGMIERDEQDNEAEAIWLTYLSVPNVNRASQEAKSSLGRVLMKPQEAPERGRVSVVADSDHAIVVLLRASGGDPAASPVRDGEFLWADLWTHDLKGAARFYKKVAGLEVKTVKKRDGSTQHLLVKDGVATAGLVKLPWKEVQANWLPYVKTADVAATARKAVQLGGKVLLQSKNTAVIQDPEGGAIGIQSKAPKGDPR